Proteins encoded together in one Phalacrocorax aristotelis chromosome 7, bGulAri2.1, whole genome shotgun sequence window:
- the MAN2A2 gene encoding alpha-mannosidase 2x, with translation MKLKKQVTVCGAAIFCVAVFSLYLMLDRVQHDPTRHQSGGNFPRSQISVLQNRIEQLEQLLEENHEIISHIKDSVLELTAHAEGQPALPHHTPNGSWVLPPESRPSFLSVSPQDCQYALGGKGQSPDLQMLAVYSLLPFDNQDGGVWKQGFDITYEPNEWDAEPLQVFVVPHSHNDPGWIKTFDKYYYDQTQHILNSMVLKMQEDPRRRFIWSEISFFSKWWDNISAQKRAAVRRLVGNGQLEMVTGGWVMPDEANSHYFAMIDQLIEGHQWLEKNIGVTPRSGWAVDPFGHSSTMPYLLKRSNLTGMLIQRVHYAIKKHFAATQNLEFMWRQTWDPDASTDIFCHMMPFYSYDVPHTCGPDPKICCQFDFKRLPGGRINCPWKVPPRAITDANVAERAQLLLDQYRKKSKLYRSKVLLVPLGDDFRYDKPQEWDAQFLNYQRIFDFLNSQPNLHVQAQFGTLSDYFDALYKKVGIVPGMKPPGFPVLSGDFFSYADREDHYWTGYYTSRPFYKSLDRVLEAHLRGAEILYSLALAHARHAGADGRYPLSDYALLSSARRNLGLFQHHDAITGTSKEAVAVDYGVRLLHSLTNLKRVIINAAHYLVLGDKDAYHHDPAAPFLGMDDTRPNQDSLPERTVVRLDASPRFLVVFNPLEQERLSILPVLVDSPHVRVLSEEGQPLPSQLSAHWQSATNMVPDVYQVSVLARLPALGLRVLQLHKSFDSHAALKSSVRLYLHGRDLPVRKQEAIPVHIFPATTDDFCLENQHLQACFSGRSGLLQSIRRAGEEREQRVSIEFLIYGTRTSKDKSGAYLFLPDGEAKPYTPKDPPVVRVTEGPLFSEVASYYQHVQTVVRLYHVPGVEGLSLDVSCLVDIRDHINKELALRFSTDIESDDAFFTDLNGFQIQPRRYQRKLPLQANFYPMPAMAYIQDTQSRLTLHTAQALGVSSLGSGQLEVILDRRLMQDDNRGLGQGLKDNKRTCNRFRLLLERRATANKDGRPVSFPSLLSHITSMHLNAEALVMPVAQEKVAPPALRSFMPLSTTLPCDFHILNLRMLQAEDDSLPSSEAALILHRKGFDCSLEAKNLGFNCTTSRGKLALGGLFQGLELGSLQATSLTLMYPLGTPSNSTNIHLDPMEIATFRIRLG, from the exons ATGAAGCTGAAGAAGCAGGTGACAGTGTGTGGAGCTGCCATCTTCTGCGTGGCTGTCTTCTCCCTCTACTTGATGCTGGACCGGGTGCAGCACGACCCCACGCGCCACCAGAGCGGGGGCAACTTCCCCAGG AGTCAGATCTCGGTGCTGCAGAACCGCAttgagcagctggagcagctgctggaggagaacCACGAGATCATCAGCCACATCAAGGACTCGGTGCTGGAGCTGACGGCCCATGCGGAGGGGCAGCCGGCGCTGCCCCACCACACACCCAATGGCTCCTGGGTGCTGCCCCCTGAGAGTCGCCCGAGCTTCCTCTCTGTCTCCCCCCAGGACTGCCAGTACGCCCTGGGGGGCAAGGGCCAGAGCCCAGACCTGCAG ATGCTGGCCGTGTATTCCCTGCTGCCCTTTGACAACCAGGACGGCGGCGTGTGGAAGCAGGGCTTTGATATCACCTATGAGCCCAATGAGTGGGATGCTGAGCCCCTACAGGTCTTTGTGGTGCCTCATTCCCACAACGACCCAG GCTGGATCAAGACCTTCGACAAGTACTACTATGACCAGACGCAGCACATCCTCAACAGCATGGTGCTGAAGATGCAGGAGGACCCACGCCGGCGCTTCATCTGGTCCGAGATCTCCTTCTTTTCCAAGTGGTGGGACAACATCAGTGCCCAGAAGCGGGCTGCGGTGCGGAG GCTGGTTGGCAATGGGCAGCTGGAGATGGTGACGGGTGGCTGGGTGATGCCTGACGAGGCCAATTCCCACTACTTCGCCATGATCGACCAGCTGATTGAGGGGCACCAGTGGCTGGAGAAGAACATCG GTGTGACGCCCCGGTCGGGCTGGGCCGTCGACCCCTTTGGGCACAGCTCCACCATGCCCTACCTGCTGAAGCGCTCCAACCTGACAGGCATGCTCATCCAGCGCGTGCACTATGCCATCAAGAAGCACTTTGCTGCCACCCAGAACCTGGAGTTCATGTGGAGACAGACATGGG ACCCAGATGCCAGCACCGACATCTTCTGCCACATGATGCCCTTCTACAGCTACGATGTGCCCCACACCTGTGGGCCAGACCCCAAGATCTGTTGCCAGTTCGACTTCAAgcgcctgccgggtggccgGATCAACTGCCCATGGAAGGTGCCTCCCCGAGCCATCACCGATGCCAATGTGGCGGAGCG agcccagctgctgctggaccaGTACCGCAAGAAGTCCAAGCTGTACCGCAGCAAGGTGCTGCTGGTGCCGCTGGGAGATGACTTCCGCTATGACAAGCCACAGGAGTGGGATGCCCAGTTCCTCAACTACCAGCGCATCTTTGACTTCCTCAACTCGCAGCCCAACCTCCATGTCCAG GCACAGTTTGGGACACTCTCCGACTACTTTGATGCTCTGTACAAGAAGGTGGGCATCGTGCCAGGGATGAAGCCACCTGGGTTCCCGGTGCTGAGTGGGGATTTCTTCTCCTACGCGGACCGGGAGGATCACTACTGGACAGGCTACTACACCTCCCGGCCTTTCTACAAGAGTCTGGACCGGGTGCTGGAGGCCCACCTCCG GGGGGCAGAGATCCTGTACAGCCTGGCGCTTGCCCACGCCCGCCATGCTGGCGCCGACGGCAGGTACCCGCTCTCCGACTACGCCCTGCTGAGCAGCGCCCGCCGCAACCTGGGCCTCTTCCAGCACCACGACGCCATCACTGGCACCTCCAAGGAGGCTGTGGCAGTTGACTATGGAGTCCG gCTGCTCCACTCTCTCACGAACCTCAAGCGTGTCATCATCAATGCTGCACATTACCTCGTGCTGGGGGACAAGGACGCCTACCACCACGACCCTGCTGCACCCTTCCTTGGCATG GATGACACGCGCCCCAACCAGGACTCCCTCCCAGAGAGAACAGTTGTCAGACTGGATGCCTCACCCCG GTTTCTGGTGGTGTTCAACCCGCTGGAGCAGGAGCGCCTGAGCATCTTGCCAGTGCTGGTGGACTCCCCGCACGTGCGTGTGCTTTCCGAGGAGGGTCAGCCCCTGCCTTCCCAGCTCAGTGCACACTGGCAGTCTGCTACCAACATGGTGCCTGATGTCTACCAG GTGTCTGTCCTGGCCCGCTTGCCTGCACTGGGGCTGCGTGTGTTGCAGCTGCACAAGTCCTTTGACAGCCATGCTGCACTGAAGTCCTCCGTGCGCCTGTACCTTCACGGCCGCGACTTGCCTGTGCGCAAACAGGAGGCCATCCCTGTGCACATCTTCCCAGCCACCACCGATGACTTCTGCCTGGAGAACCAGCACCTGCAGGCCTGCTTCTCGGGACGCTCAGGCCTGCTGCAG AGCATCCGCCGAGCTGGGGAGGAGCGGGAGCAGAGGGTGAGCATTGAGTTCCTCATCTACGGCACGAGGACTTCCAAGGACAAAAGTGGAGCCTATCTCTTTCTGCCTGATGGCGAGGCCAAG CCCTACACCCCCAAGGACCCCCCAGTAGTACGGGTGACGGAGGGACCCCTCTTCTCAGAGGTCGCCAGCTACTACCAGCATGTCCAGACTGTGGTGCGGCTTTACCACGTGCCAG GGGTGGAGGGCCTCTCCCTGGATGTGTCTTGCCTGGTGGACATCCGCGACCACATCAACAAGGAGCTGGCCCTTCGCTTCAGCACTGACATCGAGAGTGATGATGCTTTCTTCACAGACCTCAATGGTTTCCAG ATCCAGCCCCGCAGGTACCAGCGGAAGCTGCCGCTGCAGGCAAACTTCTACCCCATGCCCGCCATGGCCTACATCCAGGACACGCAGAGCCGCCTGACACTGCACACAGCCCAGGCCTTGGGGGTCTCTAGCCTTGGCAGTG GCCAGCTGGAGGTGATCCTGGACCGGCGCCTCATGCAGGATGACAACCGGGGCCTGGGCCAAGGGCTGAAGGACAACAAACGGACCTGCAACCGGTTCCGCCTCCTCCTGGAGCGCCGTGCCACTGCCAACAAG GACGGCCGCCCAGTcagcttcccctccctgctgagCCACATCACCTCCATGCACTTGAATGCCGAGGCCCTGGTCATGCCCGTGGCCCAGGAGAAGGTGGCCCCACCAGCCCTCCGCTCATTCATGCCCCTTTCCACCACCCTCCCCTGCGACTTTCACATCCTTAACCTGCggatgctgcaggcagag GATGACTCGCTACCCTCGTCCGAGGCAGCCCTGATTCTGCACCGCAAAGGCTTTGACTGCAGCCTGGAGGCAAAGAACCTGGGGTTTAACTGCACCACCAGCCGGGGCAAG CTGGCCCTGGGGGGCCTGttccaggggctggagctgggctccCTGCAGGCCACCTCGCTGACCTTGATGTACCCGCTGGGCACGCCCTCCAACAGCACCAACATCCACCTGGACCCCATGGAAATTGCCACTTTCCGCATCCGCTTGGGGTAG